The following proteins are encoded in a genomic region of Brachypodium distachyon strain Bd21 chromosome 1, Brachypodium_distachyon_v3.0, whole genome shotgun sequence:
- the LOC100832534 gene encoding UDP-glycosyltransferase 73C5 gives MASSELHFLLVPLVAQGHIIPMVDLARLIASRGARVTIVTTPVNAARNRAAVDSAKRAGLDVGLVELPFPGPQLGLPEGMENADQMVDRGMYLKFFEAIWKMAEPLEQYLRALPRRPDCLIADACNPWTAGVCASVGIPARLVLHCPSAYFLLAVHNLSAHGVYDRVGDDEMEPFEVPDFPVRAVGNKATFRGFFQWPGVEKEHRDVLHAEATADGLLLNTSRGLEGVFVDAYAAALGRKTWAVGPTCASLGADDADAMAGRGNRAEVDAGVITAWLDARPPESVLYISFGSIAQLPAKQVTELALGLEASGRPFIWAIKEAKSDAAVKALLNSEDGGGFEERVRDRGLLVRGWAPQVTILSHRATGGFLTHCGWNATLEAIAHGVPALTWPSFADQFCSERLLVDVLRVGVRSGVKVPAMNVPEEAQGVQVASGDVEKAVAELMDGGEEGAARRARAKELAKEARKAMEEGGASCSDLEDMIRYVSELSRKRSHERGTSSTPVPSAAAAELGSKKGEKIEADAALSVQS, from the coding sequence ATGGCGTCGTCGGAGCTGCACTTCCTGCTGGTGCCGCTGGTGGCGCAGGGCCACATCATCCCCATGGTGGACTTAGCCCGCCTCATCGCGTCCCGCGGGGCACGCGTCACCATCGTCACCACGCCCGTCAACGCGGCCCGCAACCGGGCCGCCGTCGACAGCGCCAAGAGAGCAGGCCTCGACGTCGGGCTCGTCGAGCTCCCCTTTCCCGGCCCGCAGCTCGGCCTGCCGGAAGGGATGGAGAACGCGGACCAGATGGTCGACAGGGGCATGTACCTCAAGTTCTTCGAGGCCATCTGGAAGATGGCCGAGCCGCTCGAGCAGTACCTCCGGGCTCTGCCCCGGCGGCCGGACTGCCTAATCGCAGACGCGTGCAACCCGTGGACGGCGGGCGTGTGCGCCAGCGTCGGCATCCCGGCGCGGCTCGTGCTGCACTGCCCGTCCGCGtacttcctcctcgccgtgcATAACCTGTCCGCGCACGGGGTTTACGACCGTGTCGGGGACGACGAGATGGAGCCGTTCGAGGTGCCGGATTTTCCCGTGCGCGCCGTCGGGAACAAGGCCACGTTCCGGGGCTTCTTCCAGTGGCCCGGCGTCGAGAAGGAGCACCGCGACGTGCTCCACGCCGAGGCCACCGCCGACGGGCTTCTCCTCAACACGTCCCGCGGGCTCGAGGGCGTCTTCGTGGACGCGTACGCGGCTGCGCTGGGCCGGAAGACGTGGGCCGTCGGGCCGACATGCGCGAGCCTGGGTGCagacgacgccgacgccatggccggccgcgGCAACCGGGCCGAAGTCGACGCGGGCGTCATCACGGCCTGGCTCGAcgcgcggccgccggagtCCGTGCTCTATATCAGCTTCGGCAGCATCGCGCAGCTGCCCGCAAAGCAAGTCACGGAGCTCGCGCTTGGGCTAGAGGCCTCGGGCCGGCCTTTCATCTGGGCCATCAAGGAGGCCAAGTCCGACGCCGCGGTGAAGGCCTTGCTGAACtcggaagacggcggcgggttCGAGGAGCGTGTCAGGGACCGGGGCCTCCTCGTCAGAGGGTGGGCGCCGCAGGTGACCATCCTGTCGCACCGCGCCACGGGGGGGTTCCTGACGCACTGCGGCTGGAACGCCACGCTGGAGGCCATCGCCCACGGGGTCCCGGCGCTGACGTGGCCCAGCTTCGCCGACCAGTTCTGCAGCGAGCGGCTGCTCGTGGATGTGCTCCGGGTCGGCGTCAGGTCCGGCGTCAAGGTGCCCGCCATGAACGTGCCagaggaagcccagggggtCCAGGTGGCGAGCGGGGACGTGGAGAAGGCTGTGGCCGAGCTGATGGACGGCGGGGAAGAGGGGGCCGCGAGGAGGGCCAGGGCcaaggagctcgccaaggagGCCAGGAAGGCCATGGAGGAAGGCGGGGCGTCCTGCTCTGACCTGGAGGACATGATCCGCTATGTCTCGGAGCTGTCAAGGAAGAGGAGCCACGAgaggggcacgagctcgacgCCCGTGCCTTctgccgcggcggcagagCTCGGGAGCAAGAAGGGCGAGAAGATCGAAGCCGACGCTGCCTTGTCAGTACAGtcctaa
- the LOC100834455 gene encoding uncharacterized protein LOC100834455 encodes MQHTSTAHLLSSPDSFSGLCAASLLLLLTAGQICPSSFPLPAAAFLRLSDLPCLLHLNLRLREPPCSTAAGAGGLWAVAGRSGGSSPPDGSRSGWMREQGRGAPQEAASASVSAAALVGKEALGWDPRGQPFARPGASWMGGCCTTTISSQQFYSITWLRNRDLIMPPKGPN; translated from the exons ATGCAGCACACTAGCACAGCACATCTCCTATCCTCCCCCGATTCTTTCTCCGGGCTGTGTGCAGCATCCCTGCTCCTCCTTCTCACCGCCGGTCAGATCtgcccctcctccttccccctGCCAGCGGCAGCATTCCTCCGCCTGTCAGATCTCCCCTGCCTCCTTCACTTAAATCTTCGTCTGAGGGAGCCGCCgtgctcgacggcggcgggcgcgggcggcctgTGGGCGGTGGCTGGGCGCAGCGGTGGCTCCTCTCCTCCCGACGGCTCTCGCAGCGGCTGGATGCGGGAGCAAGGACGGGGGGCTCCACAAGAAGCAGCGTCGGCGAGCGTGTCCGCGGCCGCTCTGGTGGGGAAGGAAGCGCTCGGGTGGGACCCACGAGGTCAACCATTTGCTAGACCCGG AGCATCATGGATGGGGGGATGCTGCACCACTACCATCAGCTCCCAGCAATTCTACAGCATCACCTGGTTGAGAAATAG AGACCTGATCATGCCCCCAAAGGGCCCAAACTAA
- the LOC100833156 gene encoding casparian strip membrane protein 3, producing the protein MRETWIVLQTCKTVEFDQFKSCTARHIRMEGSGEHGETSKGPLSKGVSRGLCILDLIFRVIAVIGTLASAIAMGTTNQTMPFFTQFVQFKERYSDLPTLTFFVVANSIASAYLIISLPLSIVHIIRSRAKYSRLILIFFDVAMLALVTAAASAGAAIVYLAHNGNVSANWFAICQQFDSFCERISGSLIGSFAAMVVLILLILLSAVALARR; encoded by the exons ATGCGAGAAACATGGATTGTTCTTCAGACCTGCAAAACAGTGGAGTTTGATCAGTTCAAGAGCTGTACTGCTAGACATATCAGAATGGAGGGCTCTGGTGAGCATGGTGAGACCTCCAAGGGGCCCCTGAGCAAGGGGGTCAGTAGAGGATTGTGCATACTTGACCTCATATTTCGTGTGATCGCGGTCATCGGCACCCTCGCGAGCGCCATTGCCATGGGCACTACCAACCAGACGATGCCTTTCTTCACACAGTTCGTCCAGTTCAAGGAGAGATACAGTGATCTCCCTACTCTCAC GTTCTTTGTGGTGGCAAATTCTATTGCCAGCGCCTATCTCATCATTTCACTCCCATTGTCAATTGTGCACATAATCAGGAGCAGGGCTAAATACAGCAGGCTGATCTTAATCTTTTTTGATGTG GCAATGCTAGCTCTGGTGACTGCGGCAGCATCTGCAGGAGCAGCTATTGTCTACTTAGCACACAATGGTAATGTCAGTGCTAACTGGTTTGCTATTTGCCAGCAGTTCGATTCTTTCTGCGAGCGAATCTCCGGCTCCCTGATTGGCTCCTTCGCAGCCATGGTTGTGCTGATACTGCTCATATTACTCTCTGCCGTTGCCCTGGCCAGGCGCTAG
- the LOC112269752 gene encoding protein ALP1-like, with amino-acid sequence MEPAFCGRKPYASQNVMAAVDFDLRFTYVLAGWEGTAHDALVLRDALERPNGLRVPQGKYYLVDAGYGAKPGFMPPFRGVRYHLNEWGNNLVQNEKELFNLRHSSLRVTVERAFGSLKRRFKILDDATPFFRFPTQVDIVVACCIIHNWVLGDEIDEYIIPKDERPPNINHASSYTGQAQEHAYMVNFRQGIVDQMWQARQNYLANNV; translated from the exons ATGGAGCCTGCCTTTTGTGGTAGAAAGCCCTATGCTAGTCAAAATGTAATGGCGGCAGTAGATTTTGATCTACGATTCACATATGTGCTGGCTGGTTGGGAGGGGACAGCACATGATGCTCTAGTTTTAAGAGATGCTTTAGAACGCCCAAATGGGTTACGTGTCCCACAAG GAAAATATTATCTAGTTGATGCTGGGTATGGAGCCAAGCCGGGATTTATGCCTCCTTTTCGTGGTGTGAGATACCATTTGAATGAGTGGGGGAACAATCTTGTGCAAAATGAGAAGGAATTGTTCAACCTTAGGCATTCTTCACTTCGAGTGACAGTAGAGCGTGCATTTGGTTCACTCAAGAGGAGATTCAAAATACTTGATGATGCTACTCCATTCTTTCGCTTTCCTACTCAAGTGGACATTGTTGTAGCTTGTTGCATTATCCATAATTGGGTTCTAGGTGATGAGATCGATGAATATATCATACCCAAAGATGAGCGGCCACCTAATATTAATCATGCTTCATCTTATACTGGCCAAGCTCAAGAGCATGCTTACATGGTTAATTTTAGGCAGGGAATAGTTGATCAAATGTGGCAAGCCCGACAGAACTACCTTGCCAATAATGTGTAA
- the LOC100834155 gene encoding pentatricopeptide repeat-containing protein At5g15300, whose product MIRKGSARNPRSLKQIHGNLVVKGITSRLQPLRELLLACVASFNGGMDYARKVFDGISHPDLFMHNVMVRGYAHSAAPAAAFVLYRRIEAARLKPDSFTFCYLLRACAGLPGSCAGYQVHGAVVKLGYFKDAFVRNALINMHAKCGDLLVAGTLLDEAGERDVVARSAVIAGHAAKGELDIARQLFDECQHKDLVCWNVMVAAYAKYGEMEKARGLLDRAPEKDVVSWNTIITGYTAKGLLKEALEVLDEMRCVGLMPDEATIVSLLSCCANLGSLGTGRMIHSLHLEGRPCISILPGNALVSMYAKCGDVQAAMEVFSRMKERDVWTWNSIIGGLAFHGQAEQSVQFFNKMLDEGLCPNEISFLCVLGACSHAGLVEDGQRYFSLMINRYRIEPNARHYSCIVDMLGRSGLLDEAFAIVSSMRCEPAVVIWRTLLGACRIHGDVALGKLARERLLKMNEDASGDYVLLSGIYASCDEWFGVETVRGSMDERGIRKVAGYAQVEQKIA is encoded by the coding sequence ATGATCCGGAAGGGGTCTGCGCGTAACCCGCGTTCTCTGAAGCAAATCCATGGAAACCTGGTTGTCAAGGGGATCACCTCGCGCCTCCAGCCTCTGCGGGAGCTGCTGCTCGCGTGCGTCGCCTCTTTCAACGGCGGCATGGACTACGCTCGCAAGGTGTTCGACGGAATCTCGCACCCGGACCTCTTCATGCACAACGTCATGGTACGCGGCTACGCGCATAGCGCTGCGCCTGCTGCAGCCTTCGTGTTGTACAGACGCATCGAGGCGGCACGCCTGAAGCCCGACAGCTTCACATTCTGCTACCTCCTCCGGGCCTGCGCTGGCTTGCCAGGTTCTTGCGCCGGGTACCAGGTCCATGGCGCCGTCGTGAAGCTGGGATATTTTAAGGACGCGTTCGTCAGGAACGCGCTTATCAACATGCATGCCAAGTGCGGGGACTTGCTGGTGGCCGGCACGCTTCTCGATGAGGCTGGTGAGCGGGATGTTGTGGCACGGTCGGCTGTCATAGCAGGGCATGCAGCGAAAGGTGAACTGGACATTGCACGGCAACTGTTTGATGAGTGCCAGCACAAAGACTTGGTCTGTTGGAATGTCATGGTAGCTGCCTATGCTAAGTATGGGGAAATGGAGAAGGCGAGGGGGCTGCTTGACCGTGCGCCGGAGAAAGATGTGGTTTCGTGGAACACAATTATCACAGGCTACACGGCGAAGGGGTTGCTAAAGGAAGCATTAGAGGTGCTTGATGAGATGAGGTGTGTGGGCTTGATGCCTGATGAGGCCACTATTGTTAGCTTGCTTTCATGTTGTGCCAACTTAGGGTCGCTTGGCACAGGGAGGATGATACATTCTTTACACTTGGAAGGTAGGCCATGCATAAGTATTCTTCCTGGAAATGCATTGGTATCAATGTACGCAAAGTGTGGGGATGTGCAGGCTGCAATGGAAGTCTTCAGCAGGATGAAGGAGAGGGATGTCTGGACATGGAACTCAATCATCGGAGGGCTGGCCTTCCATGGGCAAGCGGAACAGTCCGTCCAGTTCTTCAATAAAATGCTTGATGAGGGGTTATGCCCAAATGAGATTTCTTTCCTCTGTGTTCTCGGTGCATGCAGTCATGCCGGATTGGTAGAAGATGGTCAAAGATATTTCTCTCTGATGATAAACAGGTACAGGATCGAGCCTAATGCAAGGCACTACAGTTGCATAGTGGATATGCTTGGCCGTTCAGGCTTACTGGATGAAGCATTTGCAATTGTGAGCAGCATGAGGTGTGAACCTGCTGTAGTCATATGGAGGACACTGCTTGGCGCCTGTAGGATCCACGGGGATGTGGCCCTGGGCAAGCTTGCCAGAGAGAGGCTTCTAAAAATGAATGAAGATGCGAGTGGAGATTATGTGCTGCTCTCTGGCATTTACGCATCATGTGATGAATGGTTTGGAGTGGAGACTGTGCGGGGATCAATGGATGAAAGGGGGATAAGGAAGGTTGCTGGTTATGCTCAGGTTGAGCAGAAAATTGCTTGA